In one Phycisphaerae bacterium genomic region, the following are encoded:
- a CDS encoding ATP-binding cassette domain-containing protein: protein MEYAIETFSLTKIFSDWWGRDRVYAVDDLNLQIQYNEVFGLLGPNGSGKTTTLKILLGLLYPTKGKALCLGGETANPKISARIGFMPEESYLYRYLNARETLDFYGRLFGLPSKLRKMRIEALLDMVGLKAVANRPIGTFSKGMARRIALAQALINDPDLLMLDEPTTGLDPIGTRQIKDLIIHLAKRGKTILLCSHLLADVEDVCDRIAILYGGKIQSEGKVKELLQQTDKRQITTSSISDTAVEKIKQIVRNEQADCVVTSPMDKLETFFIRTVTEAQQLSTPTSGAISTTKIGHFLAPQDHPENILDKLVSTSVSPEVPSKPPATKQVEPVRTSEPKPDEQLLSKLTEQAESKPVVETKPVEPQAPRKEQVKKSILDNLTDHPLDQNADGKQTGKPQAGDSGNA from the coding sequence ATGGAATATGCCATTGAAACTTTTTCTTTGACCAAAATTTTCTCCGACTGGTGGGGCAGGGACAGGGTTTATGCCGTAGATGACCTTAATTTACAGATTCAGTACAATGAAGTGTTCGGCCTTTTGGGGCCCAATGGGTCAGGAAAAACGACAACTCTGAAAATACTGCTCGGCCTGCTTTACCCAACAAAAGGCAAAGCCCTGTGTCTCGGCGGAGAGACCGCCAATCCCAAAATCAGCGCTCGGATAGGATTTATGCCTGAAGAGTCCTACCTTTACAGGTATTTGAACGCCCGTGAAACACTGGACTTTTACGGCAGATTATTCGGCTTGCCGTCCAAACTGCGGAAAATGCGAATCGAAGCGCTGCTTGATATGGTCGGGCTAAAGGCCGTCGCAAACAGACCCATCGGAACCTTTTCAAAAGGAATGGCACGAAGAATCGCTCTCGCACAGGCTCTGATAAATGACCCGGACCTCTTAATGCTCGATGAGCCGACAACAGGACTTGACCCTATCGGAACAAGACAGATAAAGGATTTAATTATTCATCTTGCAAAACGTGGTAAAACCATCCTGCTTTGCAGTCACCTGCTTGCAGATGTCGAAGATGTATGTGATAGAATCGCGATTCTTTACGGCGGCAAAATCCAGTCCGAAGGCAAAGTCAAAGAGCTTCTGCAGCAGACCGACAAAAGGCAGATTACTACCAGCTCCATCAGTGATACCGCTGTCGAGAAAATAAAGCAGATAGTCAGAAATGAACAGGCTGATTGTGTCGTTACCTCTCCAATGGATAAGCTTGAAACATTTTTCATCAGAACCGTGACTGAAGCCCAGCAGCTTTCCACGCCGACAAGCGGTGCAATTAGTACCACCAAAATCGGCCATTTTCTCGCCCCTCAGGACCATCCCGAAAACATACTCGATAAACTTGTCTCCACGTCGGTATCGCCGGAAGTCCCCTCAAAACCTCCGGCAACAAAGCAAGTCGAGCCCGTTAGAACTTCTGAACCTAAACCTGATGAGCAGCTGCTTAGTAAGCTAACCGAGCAGGCCGAATCAAAACCCGTTGTTGAAACAAAACCGGTTGAACCGCAAGCCCCTCGGAAAGAGCAAGTCAAAAAAAGTATTTTAGATAACCTCACAGACCATCCATTAGACCAAAATGCCGACGGAAAGCAGACCGGCAAGCCACAGGCAGGAGATTCAGGCAATGCGTAG
- a CDS encoding cation-translocating P-type ATPase translates to MAHDHLHLKDEITVEHTRGKQIRVSIAMLGTLAGGVLLINSWLAGFFYGHGSFNTELLAMAGAILLGAPIVLHAVKSLLQKEMHMDELVALAIIAAFATQNYVTAGVVAFFMLLSQLIESRTALGARASIESLIKLTPTRANLIEQGGSEKEVNVSALQAGDCIRVRPGDNISADGEIVKGLSSVNEATITGESLPVDKVPGMQVFAGTTNLTGVLDITVTKAGKDTTLGKVQSLIIQAELTKIPIMRIIDSYVKWYTPTILMIAGIVLFFTSDVNRAITILVISCPCALILATPTAMVAAISASARLGILIKNVADLEIAGKMTAMVFDKTGTVTTGRLYVTKLTPAEGVEAAELLSVAASAEQMSKHPVARALHEVAKEANLTLPEPSNFKETPGKGITALVDSAKIVLGRESFLKENNVDTTTVAAPGLHEEHGFSTLYVAKNSKCIGWIGLQDKTRPEAKQAVTELLDLGIKRITMLTGDRDEVANRVAAELGCTDFKAQCLPQDKLSIVEQIKATGHTVTVVGDGINDAPALAAGDLGIAMGAAGSDVAINSASIALMSNDLRRLPFLVRLSRKTRGVISQNLCFGIIFIILGVAAAAAAWLPAIYAAVLHFVGSLVVVFNSARLVRFGEELSHEP, encoded by the coding sequence ATGGCTCACGACCACTTACATTTGAAAGATGAAATTACCGTTGAGCATACCCGCGGCAAACAAATCCGCGTAAGCATCGCGATGCTGGGCACATTGGCAGGCGGAGTGCTGCTGATAAACAGCTGGTTAGCCGGCTTCTTCTATGGCCACGGTAGTTTCAATACTGAGCTCCTGGCAATGGCCGGCGCAATACTGCTTGGTGCACCCATTGTTCTGCACGCAGTAAAAAGCCTCCTACAAAAAGAAATGCATATGGATGAGCTGGTAGCTCTGGCAATAATCGCCGCTTTTGCAACGCAAAACTATGTTACTGCAGGGGTCGTTGCATTCTTTATGCTTCTGAGTCAGCTTATAGAAAGCCGAACCGCTCTTGGCGCACGTGCATCTATTGAATCGCTTATTAAACTTACACCCACCAGGGCAAACCTGATCGAGCAGGGCGGTTCTGAAAAGGAAGTAAACGTTAGTGCCCTTCAGGCCGGCGATTGCATCCGGGTCAGGCCGGGAGATAATATATCCGCCGACGGCGAAATCGTAAAAGGACTCAGCTCCGTTAATGAAGCGACAATAACCGGAGAATCCCTCCCTGTCGATAAGGTGCCGGGAATGCAGGTCTTCGCCGGAACAACGAACCTTACCGGCGTCCTCGATATCACCGTAACAAAAGCCGGCAAGGATACAACTCTCGGCAAGGTCCAGTCTTTGATTATTCAGGCCGAGCTGACAAAGATACCGATTATGAGGATAATCGACAGTTATGTTAAGTGGTACACGCCAACTATACTAATGATTGCAGGCATCGTCCTTTTCTTTACCAGCGATGTTAACAGGGCAATTACGATACTTGTTATTTCCTGTCCCTGTGCGTTGATTTTAGCGACTCCTACGGCAATGGTCGCGGCGATTTCAGCTTCGGCCCGGCTTGGAATTCTGATAAAGAACGTCGCTGACCTTGAGATTGCCGGGAAGATGACAGCGATGGTCTTCGATAAGACCGGCACGGTAACAACCGGCCGGCTGTATGTAACAAAATTGACGCCCGCGGAAGGTGTTGAAGCGGCTGAACTGCTGTCAGTCGCTGCTTCTGCTGAACAAATGAGTAAACATCCCGTAGCAAGAGCTCTCCACGAGGTAGCAAAAGAGGCAAACCTTACACTGCCTGAACCGAGCAACTTTAAAGAAACCCCCGGCAAAGGCATAACCGCCCTCGTTGACTCTGCCAAAATTGTCCTCGGTAGAGAATCCTTCCTGAAGGAAAACAATGTGGACACAACCACAGTCGCTGCCCCAGGCCTTCACGAAGAGCACGGTTTCAGCACTTTATATGTGGCAAAGAATTCCAAGTGCATCGGCTGGATTGGCTTGCAGGACAAAACCAGACCCGAAGCTAAACAGGCCGTTACTGAGTTGCTCGACCTCGGCATAAAAAGGATAACTATGCTCACCGGCGACAGAGATGAGGTCGCAAACCGTGTCGCTGCCGAACTCGGCTGCACCGATTTTAAAGCACAGTGCTTGCCGCAGGACAAACTTTCGATTGTCGAGCAAATTAAAGCCACCGGACACACCGTCACAGTAGTCGGTGACGGCATAAACGACGCGCCGGCCCTGGCGGCAGGCGACCTTGGTATAGCTATGGGGGCCGCAGGTAGCGATGTCGCTATAAATTCCGCTTCTATTGCACTTATGAGTAACGATTTGAGGCGGCTGCCTTTTCTTGTTCGCCTTTCGCGAAAAACCAGAGGTGTTATCAGTCAAAACCTTTGTTTCGGAATTATCTTTATCATTCTTGGCGTTGCTGCTGCCGCCGCCGCGTGGCTGCCGGCCATTTATGCCGCAGTTCTGCATTTCGTCGGCTCATTGGTTGTTGTTTTTAATAGTGCGCGGCTTGTGCGCTTTGGCGAGGAACTCAGCCACGAACCATAA
- a CDS encoding UvrD-helicase domain-containing protein — protein MHNELLQQLTPSQRKAVFHVEGPLLVIAGPGSGKTRVITYRIAALIESGVLPHNICAITFTNKAAEEMRQRAISLGASGGAYISTFHSLCVRILRKYADKAQINPNFSIYDDADQTKCIKQAIKDCELDTANFPPSRTLENISKLKNRLIDVDIFKTEADDFLHNTLGKIYARYQSILSENNALDFDDLLMKTAFLLRDCPDVCSELGNRFKFLLIDEYQDTNHAQYNIAKSLVSAHNNICVTGDPDQSIYRWRGADIRNILAFENDWPDAAVVKLEENFRSKPEILEIADKLIAQNQNRKQKTLIPTKPPSADVAINAFGDELEEVEAVANHVRQLSDKGTSLNDIAVFYRVNAQSRLLEEAFIRNKIPYQIVRGVEFYGRKEIRDILAYLKILVNPDDEVALLRIINTPARGIGKTTIDKIHNYADRNNITFFEALRKTGHIDSLSEAAKTKITAFTNMLEGLKKDITGKVAPLIERIFTESGLEKSLRQAGTDGQDAIDNANELLNAAARYDQQAEAPSLLDYLQQIALFSDTDAYDASKGCVAFMTLHCAKGLEFENVFIVGVEEGLLPHERSNAGDEDELEEERRLFFVGITRAKSGLYISCAQYRKIRGQQLRTIPSQFLFEIGADLTSQPQETHYCYDDTDDTGQTYTSFAAGQLVRHKLFGSGTVKEFVDMGENSVIVIKFHTGQIKSLMLKYADLEKLNNI, from the coding sequence ATGCATAATGAACTTTTGCAGCAATTGACACCATCTCAAAGAAAAGCGGTCTTTCACGTTGAAGGACCGCTGCTTGTCATTGCCGGCCCGGGCAGCGGCAAAACCCGGGTTATCACTTACCGAATCGCCGCGCTTATCGAATCAGGCGTCCTGCCTCATAATATTTGCGCGATAACTTTCACCAACAAAGCTGCCGAGGAAATGCGCCAGCGGGCAATTTCTCTCGGTGCTTCCGGCGGGGCTTATATCAGCACATTCCATTCTTTATGCGTAAGAATCCTCCGAAAATATGCTGATAAGGCACAGATAAACCCAAATTTCAGTATTTATGACGATGCCGACCAGACCAAATGCATTAAGCAAGCCATCAAGGACTGCGAGCTTGACACCGCAAATTTCCCGCCTTCTCGAACGCTCGAAAACATTTCCAAGTTAAAGAACAGGCTCATAGACGTTGATATTTTCAAAACGGAGGCTGACGATTTTCTTCACAATACGTTAGGCAAAATATATGCCCGATACCAGAGCATCTTAAGTGAAAATAACGCTCTGGACTTCGATGACCTGCTGATGAAGACCGCTTTTTTGCTACGCGACTGCCCGGACGTCTGCTCTGAGCTTGGAAACCGCTTCAAATTCCTGCTCATTGACGAATACCAGGACACCAATCACGCGCAGTATAATATCGCCAAATCCCTCGTTTCGGCACACAATAATATCTGCGTAACCGGCGACCCAGACCAATCCATTTACCGTTGGCGCGGCGCAGACATCCGCAACATATTGGCCTTCGAAAATGACTGGCCCGACGCCGCTGTCGTCAAACTCGAAGAAAACTTCCGCAGCAAACCCGAGATACTCGAAATAGCCGATAAGCTGATTGCACAAAACCAAAACAGAAAACAAAAAACGCTCATTCCCACAAAACCGCCCTCTGCTGATGTCGCCATAAACGCCTTTGGGGATGAGTTAGAAGAAGTCGAAGCTGTCGCCAATCACGTCAGGCAGTTGAGCGATAAAGGCACTTCTCTAAATGATATAGCCGTATTCTATCGTGTTAATGCCCAGAGCCGGCTGCTCGAAGAAGCATTCATCAGGAACAAAATACCGTATCAAATTGTTCGAGGCGTGGAGTTCTACGGCAGAAAAGAAATCCGCGACATACTCGCCTATCTGAAAATCCTCGTCAACCCCGATGACGAAGTCGCACTGTTGCGCATCATTAACACACCTGCCCGCGGCATAGGAAAAACCACAATTGACAAAATCCACAATTATGCCGATCGCAACAACATCACTTTTTTCGAAGCCTTGAGAAAAACAGGGCATATCGATTCTTTATCCGAAGCCGCAAAAACTAAAATCACCGCCTTTACCAATATGCTCGAGGGACTCAAAAAAGATATTACAGGCAAAGTTGCACCGCTCATCGAGCGCATCTTTACTGAATCTGGTTTGGAAAAGTCGCTTCGGCAAGCAGGTACCGACGGACAAGATGCTATTGATAATGCGAACGAGCTGCTAAACGCCGCCGCCCGATACGACCAGCAGGCCGAAGCCCCATCATTGCTCGATTACCTTCAGCAGATAGCTCTTTTCAGCGATACCGATGCGTATGACGCATCCAAAGGCTGTGTCGCTTTTATGACCTTGCACTGCGCAAAGGGCCTCGAATTTGAAAACGTCTTCATCGTAGGTGTAGAAGAAGGTCTGTTACCGCACGAAAGAAGCAATGCCGGTGATGAAGACGAGCTTGAGGAGGAGCGAAGGCTCTTTTTCGTCGGCATCACTCGTGCCAAATCAGGCCTTTATATAAGCTGTGCCCAATACCGGAAAATACGCGGCCAGCAGCTTCGAACCATACCATCACAATTCCTCTTTGAGATTGGAGCTGACCTCACCAGCCAGCCTCAGGAAACCCACTATTGCTATGACGATACCGATGACACTGGTCAAACTTACACCAGCTTTGCTGCGGGCCAGCTCGTCCGCCATAAACTCTTCGGTAGCGGAACCGTCAAAGAGTTCGTCGATATGGGCGAAAACAGCGTCATCGTTATAAAATTTCACACAGGACAAATAAAATCACTTATGTTAAAATACGCCGACCTTGAAAAACTAAATAATATTTAG
- a CDS encoding protease modulator HflK: MTDDNNKHLIQPPGKAAGDELDAAGKSLSEALRISFIVLKIIMIVLIVVFLASGFRTVEPDEQALVLRFGKICGIGENRILGPGLKWVFPYPIDKIVKIPVAKKLNLPVDSFWYYQRPDELLLSPEVRKSRVPATLNPIREGYCIIRSEEQSQTIPGLTGSDYHIVHCKWQLTYQIGDPERFFKNTYTDDTSPGQNYADVIEKSIRPLLEDLFEDAVVTAMVNYTIDEAISSQDRIPKHVKKLLQEKLDHIESGIAVVSVQLTDITWPRQVDRAFLASIKASQDSQKTISEAKGYAENTLNEVAGPVAAQLFETLKNETTGEEEKELLWPQLAGQAQEKIAGARAYRTKVVETAKANAEYLQKLLPEYRKRPELVVQKIYQDAIEYILNNVDEKIIIQPDAGIKGREIRLLLNKDQTLKPKSEEK; this comes from the coding sequence ATGACAGACGATAATAATAAACATCTGATACAACCGCCCGGAAAAGCCGCCGGCGATGAGCTTGATGCCGCCGGTAAATCCCTGTCGGAGGCGTTACGAATCAGCTTTATTGTCCTAAAGATAATAATGATTGTGCTCATTGTTGTTTTTCTCGCCTCGGGTTTTAGAACCGTTGAGCCCGACGAGCAGGCGCTTGTTTTGAGGTTCGGAAAGATTTGCGGTATAGGAGAAAACAGAATCCTTGGGCCGGGATTGAAGTGGGTGTTTCCATATCCGATAGACAAAATTGTAAAAATCCCCGTAGCCAAAAAGCTAAATTTGCCGGTCGACTCATTTTGGTATTATCAGCGGCCGGACGAATTGCTGCTGAGCCCGGAAGTTAGAAAATCTCGAGTGCCGGCGACATTAAACCCTATAAGAGAAGGTTATTGTATCATCCGGAGTGAAGAACAGAGCCAAACTATCCCCGGACTTACCGGAAGCGACTACCATATTGTCCATTGCAAATGGCAGCTCACCTATCAAATTGGCGACCCCGAACGCTTCTTTAAAAATACTTACACGGATGATACATCGCCGGGGCAAAACTACGCTGACGTTATAGAAAAAAGTATAAGGCCGTTATTGGAGGACCTGTTCGAGGATGCGGTTGTAACCGCAATGGTCAACTACACCATTGACGAGGCAATCTCAAGCCAGGACAGAATCCCGAAACACGTTAAAAAATTGCTGCAGGAAAAATTAGACCATATAGAAAGCGGCATAGCAGTTGTATCGGTACAACTCACCGACATAACCTGGCCCCGGCAGGTTGATAGAGCATTCCTGGCCTCTATCAAGGCGAGCCAGGACAGTCAAAAGACCATTAGTGAAGCAAAGGGCTATGCTGAAAATACTCTTAACGAAGTCGCAGGTCCTGTCGCCGCCCAGCTTTTTGAAACCCTTAAGAATGAAACTACCGGCGAAGAGGAAAAAGAACTGCTGTGGCCTCAGTTAGCCGGCCAAGCTCAGGAAAAAATCGCCGGCGCCAGAGCATATAGAACAAAAGTGGTGGAAACCGCCAAAGCAAATGCGGAATACCTCCAAAAACTACTGCCAGAATACCGCAAACGGCCTGAACTGGTTGTTCAAAAAATCTATCAGGATGCTATAGAATATATCCTTAACAACGTAGACGAAAAAATCATAATTCAGCCGGATGCAGGTATCAAAGGCAGGGAGATTAGACTTCTCCTGAACAAAGACCAAACGCTAAAACCGAAATCTGAGGAAAAATAA
- a CDS encoding glucose-6-phosphate isomerase produces MPESQIKLYYKNVTAEIIGNEHGITDAQLKTLAQKTSPLIPQLNKERKAYRDLPHNRETIQKVKKLTAELKDQCENLVVLGIGGSALGNIALQTTLNPYMHNLDDSQRPGPRLFVFDNIDPQQLTSFLDWASDKLDKTIFNVISKSGQTAETAAQFMIIHKLLLDRLGREGLRNQIIATTDREKGTLRKIADDLKLRCLEVPDGVGGRFSVLSDVGLFSAAMCGIDIDSLLEGARDMDKRVSTEDFYKNPAAINAAINYHFYNLGKKISVMMPYSYHLKDLADWYRQLWAESLGKAHALDGSEVRIGPTPVKALGTTDQHSQVQLYREGPNDKLFTFLQVDNFDKDMEIGPAPDCAPELGFLAGKDLSLLLNSEKKATEYALLQSKRPCLTVNFPRVTAYTVGQFIYLYEVTTSLAGALFGIDPYDQPAVELGKEAAFALMGKNDFKKLAQQIQPLTEVDGDFLV; encoded by the coding sequence GTGCCGGAATCTCAAATTAAACTCTACTATAAAAATGTTACAGCTGAAATCATTGGCAACGAGCACGGCATCACCGACGCTCAACTAAAAACCCTTGCCCAAAAAACCTCGCCGTTAATCCCCCAGTTAAACAAAGAAAGAAAAGCATATAGAGACCTTCCCCATAACAGGGAAACCATCCAGAAAGTCAAAAAGCTGACTGCTGAGCTTAAAGACCAATGTGAAAATCTCGTTGTGCTCGGCATCGGCGGCTCCGCCCTCGGAAATATCGCTCTGCAAACCACGCTAAATCCGTATATGCACAATCTCGACGACTCGCAGCGTCCCGGCCCCCGGCTCTTCGTCTTCGACAATATCGACCCGCAGCAATTAACTTCATTTCTGGATTGGGCCAGCGACAAACTCGATAAGACCATCTTTAATGTCATCAGCAAATCGGGCCAAACCGCCGAGACCGCTGCACAATTTATGATTATCCATAAGCTTCTGCTCGATAGACTTGGCCGCGAAGGCCTACGCAACCAGATCATCGCAACAACCGACCGGGAAAAAGGCACCCTGCGTAAAATCGCTGACGATTTGAAACTGCGATGCCTTGAAGTCCCCGACGGCGTCGGCGGCAGATTTAGCGTTCTTAGTGATGTCGGCCTCTTTAGTGCCGCTATGTGCGGAATTGATATCGACTCGCTTCTCGAAGGTGCCCGTGATATGGACAAAAGAGTCAGCACCGAAGATTTCTACAAAAACCCCGCAGCAATCAACGCCGCAATAAACTATCACTTCTACAATCTCGGTAAAAAAATCTCCGTAATGATGCCATATAGTTACCACCTCAAAGACTTGGCTGATTGGTACCGCCAGCTATGGGCCGAAAGTCTCGGAAAAGCACACGCACTGGATGGCAGCGAAGTCCGCATCGGCCCGACGCCGGTAAAGGCGTTAGGCACTACCGACCAGCACAGCCAGGTCCAGCTCTACCGCGAAGGACCCAACGATAAATTGTTCACTTTCCTGCAAGTCGATAATTTCGACAAGGACATGGAAATAGGCCCAGCCCCTGATTGCGCCCCGGAGCTCGGCTTCCTTGCCGGTAAAGATTTGAGCTTATTGCTTAACAGCGAAAAAAAGGCCACAGAGTATGCTCTTTTACAAAGTAAACGTCCCTGCCTTACAGTTAATTTCCCACGGGTAACTGCCTATACCGTCGGCCAGTTTATTTATCTATATGAGGTAACAACTTCTCTTGCAGGCGCGCTATTCGGCATCGACCCTTATGACCAACCCGCTGTAGAACTGGGCAAAGAAGCCGCTTTCGCACTTATGGGAAAAAACGATTTCAAAAAACTGGCACAGCAAATTCAACCTCTAACTGAAGTTGACGGAGACTTCCTGGTTTGA